The proteins below come from a single Corylus avellana chromosome ca3, CavTom2PMs-1.0 genomic window:
- the LOC132175817 gene encoding uncharacterized protein LOC132175817: MLRRNIRLRREYLYRKSLEGKERLLYEKKRKIKEALQEGKPIPTELRNEEAELRHQIELEDENTAVPKTHIDDEYANASERDPKILITTSRNPSGPLTQFVKELKVVFPNAQRMNRGGQVIKEIIETCRANDFTDVILVHEHRGVPDGMTISHLPFGPTAYFGLLNVVTRHDLKDRKGIGKMSEAYPHLILNKFSTKLGERTANILQHLFPVPKPDTKRIITFANESDYISFRHHVYEKHGGPKSIELKEVGPRFEMRPYQIKLGTLDQDEAQTEWVIRPFMNTAKKRKFLGD, translated from the exons ATGTTGCGAAGAAACATACGGTTGAGGAGAGAGTATTTGTACAGGAAGAGCTTGGAAGGCAAAGAACGCTTGCTCTATGAGAAAAAGCGAAAGATCAAAGAAGCTCTACAAG AGGGAAAGCCGATTCCCACGGAGCTACGGAACGAGGAGGCAGAGCTTCGGCACCAAATCGAGCTTGAGGACGAAAACACAGCTG TCCCGAAGACGCACATTGATGATGAATACGCAAATGCATCAGAAAGGGATCCAAAAATTTTGATAACTACGTCTCGTAATCCAAGTGGTCCACTTACACAGTTTGTGAAG GAATTGAAGGTTGTCTTTCCTAATGCACAGCGAATGAATCGTGGTGGCCAG GTTATTAAAGAGATTATTGAAACATGCCGTGCAAATGATTTTACAGATGTCATCTTAGTTCATGAACATCGTGGTGTGCCAGATGGTATGACTATAAGCCATCTACCTTTTGGTCCAACTGCATATTTTGGATTACTCAATGTG GTTACCAGACACGACCTTAAAGACAGGAAAGGCATTGGGAAAATGTCTGAGGCTTACCCACACTTGATACTTAACAAGTTTTCAACAAAG CTGGGGGAGAGGACAGCAAACATTTTGCAGCATCTTTTTCCTGTGCCAAAACCAGATACTAAACGCATTATAACTTTTGCCAATGAGTCTGACTATATTTCATTCAG GCATCATGTGTATGAGAAACATGGAGGTCCTAAATCAATTGAGCTTAAAGAAGTTGGTCCTCGCTTTGAAATGCGACCTTATCAG ATAAAATTAGGAACACTGGATCAGGATGAAGCTCAGACTGAATGGGTCATCAGACCATTCATGAACACTGCCAAGAAAAGGAAGTTTCTTGGAGATTGA
- the LOC132175816 gene encoding dol-P-Man:Man(6)GlcNAc(2)-PP-Dol alpha-1,2-mannosyltransferase yields the protein MALSTRQRRPLPSDPSSSSSPYSQSESYGKHDKPGKSDGGKGDEGLGWLFPLFVLGTLRYMSAASNIIHDCDEVFNYWEPLHFLLYKSGFQTWEYSSQFALRSYLYIIFHELVGRPASWLFVEEKVRVFYAVRLFLGLLSVITETVLVVALSRKYGKRLACYTLAMLCLTSGCFFASTSFLPSSFSMYAISLSSGLFLLGKPAMSVAVAAVGVILGWPFSILAFLPVTFYSLARRFKQAFLAGAVTTVSLLAVSLLVDYFYYRRWTSSVLNLLLYNVVGGGESHLYGTEGPLYYLRNGFNNFNFCFVLALLFLGIWPIARKKYAPDLLIIVSPVYIWLVFMSLQPHKEERFLYPIYPLVCVAASAVIESFPDLFQDKYNPKDKSLMVMISKFLRPVVLSLILCVSHARTFSLIHGYSAPMEIYKLLEHHDDAGTGSVLCVGSEWHRFPSSFLVPDYVGEVRWIDDGFRGLLPFPFNSTLGGTAAAPPYFNKKNKAADGQYLQDLQACTFLVELQLNRPSPTRGSDSSTWEVIAALPYLDRELSPPTYRSFFIPYLWQEKNVFGMYKLLKRIPK from the exons CGGGGAAATCGGACGGTGGGAAAGGAGACGAGGGATTGGGGTGGTTGTTTCCGTTGTTCGTCCTGGGAACGCTACGGTACATGAGCGCCGCATCAAACATCATACACGACTGCGACGAAGTCTTCAACTACTGGGAGCCTCTCCATTTCCTTCTCTACAAATCTGGCTTCCAAACTTGGGAGTACAG TTCCCAGTTTGCACTTCGGTCATACTTATACATTATTTTCCATGAATTAGTGGGTCGACCAGCTTCCTGGTTGTTTGTTGAGGAAAAA GTGAGAGTGTTCTATGCTGTAAGACTCTTTCTAGGTCTCCTCTCTGTTATCACAGAAACTGTTCTGGTAGTAGCCCTTTCCAGGAAGTATGGAAAACGTCTTGCCTGTTACACGCTTGCAATGCTATGCTTGACCAGCGGTTGTTTCTTTGCTAGCACAA GTTTCTTGCCAAGTTCATTCTCTATGTATGCCATCTCTCTTTCGTCCGGGTTATTTCTTCTTGGGAAACCTGCAATGTCTGTTGCAGTTGCAGCTGTTGGTGTAATCCTTGGCTGGCCATTCTCAATCTTGGCTTTTCTACCAGTCACATTCTACTCTTTAGCTAGAAGATTCAAACAAGCATTTTTAGCTGGGGCTGTCACCACTGTCTCTCTTCTT GCAGTCTCACTCCTTGTTGACTACTTCTACTACAGACGATGGACATCATCTGTGTTGAATCTGTTGCTATATAATGTTGTAGGAGGAGGTGAAAGTCACTTGTATGGGACTGAAGGACCATTATATTATCTGAGGAATGGATTTAACAATTTCAACTTCTGTTTCGTTCTTGCTTTGCTTTTCCTGGGAATTTGGCCAATAGCAAGGAAGAAGTATGCCCCAGACCTGCTGATCATCGTCTCACCTGTATATATCTGGCTGGTATTTATGTCTTTGCAGCCGCACAAAGAAGAAAG GTTCCTTTATCCAATTTATCCACTTGTTTGTGTTGCTGCTTCAGCTGTCATTGAGAGCTTCCCTGATCTTTTTCAAGATAAATATAATCCCAAAGATAAATCCCTGATGGTTATG ATATCCAAATTCCTTAGACCTGTGGTTCTTAGCCTCATATTGTGCGTCTCCCATGCTCGCACTTTTTCATTGATTCATGGTTATTCTGCTCCTATGGAGATTTACAAGCTTTTAGAGCACCATGATGATGCAGGAACAG GTTCTGTACTATGTGTTGGAAGTGAATGGCACCGGTTTCCATCATCATTTTTGGTTCCTGATTATGTCGGAGAAGTACGTTGGATTGACGATGGATTTCGAGGTCTTCTACCATTCCCGTTTAATTCTACCCTCGGAGGGACTGCAGCTGCACCTCcttattttaacaaaaagaacAAGGCCGCGGATGGACAATAT CTTCAGGATCTTCAGGCTTGTACTTTCCTCGTTGAGCTGCAGCTTAATCGACCTTCCCCAACACGTGGGAGTGACTCGTCAACATGGGAG GTAATTGCAGCACTGCCTTACCTGGACAGGGAGCTCTCTCCTCCCACGTACCGGTCGTTTTTCATCCCGTACCTTTGGCAGGAGAAGAATGTATTTGGCATGTACAAGCTGCTTAAAAGAATACCAAAATGA